DNA from Triticum aestivum cultivar Chinese Spring chromosome 7D, IWGSC CS RefSeq v2.1, whole genome shotgun sequence:
TAGTTCACTGGCTCAGTACACTGGGGTACAAGTTTAATTAATTTGCTCCTGATATACATGTGTGCAGTacatttttttcttcagatttttGGTCCAACGGGCTCTCCCTAATATTAAAATTTAATTAATCCTGCCTCCAGCAAATACTTTATGGCCAATATTATTTTTTGTTCTGGGTCATAAATGTTGACCCAATTTCATCTTATGGAACACAATTTTAAAATAGCAAGAAAAATGGCCACAATTACACACAAAAATTGCCTTCTTTATAACAAATAACAAATGAGTATATTTTCCCCCTATTTTGTTTCTTTAGTTCTCTTAAACCTTTAGAATACAAACATTTGTGAAAAGATAAATTCATATATGTTTGTTTGTTTCGCACTAGGTATGTGCCCATGCGTTGCCATGGGGGGCAAGTATTTATCGACATAAAAAGAGGACCATATGGGACAAATCTCGATGCAAAGCAAATAGAGAAAATAAGATTAGGTTTTGGTTATAAAATATAGATTTTTCCAGCTACTTATTAAACTGATAAAATAGGTATGTGTCCATGATTATTCTGCTTTATTGGGTTATCAAATATAAGAGATTTATTAACATTTATTTTATAATTTATTGGGTTACCAAAGATGTCTAGCATGTACCAGGTTTTACCATAAGAAACAATTTATTTACTGACCGTGAATTTATTGCCATACCATAGATTGATTTGGTTTATTGGTTTATCAAATATTGGTTTGATGAAAACCAGCAGGGATGAAAAACCAGGAAAAATCAATGGGGGGTTGGaggttggacgaaggggtggtgggGCGAAAACCAAGTGAAAGATAAAACCTTAGGTTATTGttaagtagtatagagaagagcaaaagtgctcttttgatcccgagctcatatgctcctgcatgaacagtaaaatcgaaaaaaatagtaaaaaaaactgatttttttgtGATGAACATTGATGAATGTTCTAATTGCCTGCAAAATTTCAGATCGAAATGACATTTGTGGAGTTCTGGGCAAAATAACAAAATCGATTGATAGTAATAGAGACTGCAGTACTTTTAGGTGAGTCATTTGTCTCTCTTTTTCAAGAAACAGTACTTTCAGAGAATACATTCACCAAAATCAGATAGTATTGACAAACACATGAAAATCCATTATTCTATTTATTCAGGCCAAAGATAGAATAATGAATGTACACATAGACAAGGGCTGAATTATTACACCTTGGTACCAGTTCCTATAAGTACCTCCCTAAGAAGAATGTGTCCCAAAACTATCTATGTAAAAAGAATGAGCACAAAACTatcaaaaaggaaagaagaaatgCCAAAAAAAAAACTGAGAAAAGGGCTAAGATCTAAGGTGCAACAGCCTTCTCCACAAATTTAGAGCTATGTATAATGTATTTGTGTGGTGTGGAGAAGAGTGGTCTACCTAGGCATGATCGACTTTACATCGACAAAAATGAAGATGTAACTACAAAAAATGTTTGCTTTTTTGTGTATATATGCACTGTCTATATGTAAAACGAatggaaaaaagagaaaaagaacgaAAAAATCGACCTAATCGCTCGTGAATTTATCCTGCATCTGAGTGTAGTATGTGTTGGTGTTCATTGCTAGCCTTTGCGAATCTGCCCTTGACCCGCTTCCGCGTGTCTGCCCTCGCTTTGCGGGAGGCATACATGATCTGCTTGCAGAACCTGCAAAATTcatcaaaattcaaatttgaaacccAAACTCGAATCAACTGAAAAAAAACATCTGCATATTAAAGAGTTGTCAATTGAAAATAATAATTCAGACTTACtttctgttcttcttcttctcgttgtacCTTTGCTTGGCCCTGTCCCTTTCCTCTCGCTTCTTAGCAATGGTGCTTGGATCTTGCTGGTGATGAGCCGCCGCCGCTTGCTCATCCGTGGCCAGCATCTGCGATGGCTGGTTGGCGTCATGACAGCTGGTGCCGTTCTCCGGTGGTGGCGGTGGCGACATTAGGGGCATGGAAGGGCAGAAAGTAGGGAAGCCATCGAGGAGATAAGACGGATGGTGATCGTTGCCTCCCATGGATTGGAGAAGAGTAGTCGATGTCATGACCGGCTGGCATGATGAGGAGGATGGATTATAACATGAGTATGATGATGAGAGGAATTGGCAGATCGATGGTGGCAGGTGCTGCTGTTGCTGTGAAGAAATTAAACCAAGTTCGCAATGTTATTGTGATCGTCGAATAATAACTGGGTTGCAAATAATTAATTGTGCTAATTAGCACTGCGATTGCATGAGGGAGTGAGTGGTCTGTATGTGTATATGTACCTCAAAAGGGAGTGAAGGCCCAGCTGAGTGATTTCCAACAAATACTCCATTAGTATTCTCAAGCCCAGAAGTTGAGCAGGCATTGCTCCAATCATCACAGCcgaagctgctgctgctggtgcctctttgatctcctactattgttgttgttgttccacTGGCATCGCATATCTGAGGTCCATCCTGCATGAATGTATTGAGAGAGTGCACGACAAATTAACAGAATGAGTACTCATGCGCCATCCTAGTTAAGAGGTAAGAAAGAGATATTCAATCGTAATTAGCCGTCAATTCCTCGAGGCAGCGAAAGCTATCTTGGCAAGCATTGTTGGCTTTAATTGTGTGCTAGAAATGATGGAAGGTTTTTAGTTGATTCAGTTATGCCTGTACAATTTTCTCAATTAGGGAAAGGCATAATTTCTCTATCATATACTCCATTACTAAATGAAAGTTATTTTCAGATTCCTGAATTGGAAGATTGACAATTAGCCTCCGCCCATATGAAGTATGTAGCAGTCCCCTGTTTTCCTTGAAAGAGCTAGACTGCAACAGCACATTTTTCATGCTCAAATTACCacattttgtaaaaaaaaaaaacCCCTTCAGGCGTGCTTTTTGTTGTTCAGGCTTCTCACTGGTTCTGTAGCATATGTGTCTGCATTTTTATCTAGTTTTTTTGGCTCTTTTGTGTGGTTTATACAGTCAAACTAACCAACATATGCGTTAAATAGCGATTAGAAGATAATCTCAGTCATATCAGTCAGACAAAGATCCAAGCTTGGCACCACAAAAACTGAGCAATCTTTCAGAGGAGAACTGAATATGCATGGTACCCATCATTAATCATCGATCCACCATTACATCCATGTATCACGAAAGAGATCTTCCTTATTATTGTTTTACATCACAGACAGATAGCACACTCCCCACTCCATATATTGTCATCATTCTCACCCACTCACTCTCACTCACTTTGTATGTGATTGTGATCATTCTCCCTTGATCGATACATAGCAGCTACCCACTGAATTTAGTCAGTGGATCACACACAAGAATAGAATGTATCACGCAATCAAACTGTCCATGTAAGAATTGGCACACAAGACAAGATCATCAGGGAGAGTGAGTGTGTCTCTCAATTGCAGCAAAAAAGGAGGAGTGAAATTTGCAAATTAACCAAGCACAGTATTAGATGTTGAGGTACCTGAACCTCCTGCATGATTTCGGGCAGTTTCTCGGCGAGCCAGGCGTCGAAGTCCTCCTGCGACGAGGGGGCCTCGACGGAGAGGATGCGGAGCATCTCGGCGGGCGAGGGGCACCCGGTGTACTCCTCCACGATGGGGGCGCCGTCCGGCGCGGCCAGGCGGTCGGCGCAGGCGCCGCAGAGCGCGGACCGGTTGCCGGCCATCTGGCAGCGGATCGCGGCGTGGGCGACGCCGCAGGCGTCGCAGATCGGGGCGCGCGGGTGGAGGGACGTGACCTGGTTGACGCCGTGCACGGCGCCGTCGCACTCGAGGCAGAGCCGGGCGCCGTGGGCGGAGCAGTAGACGACGGCGCGCTCGGTGCCGCAGTTGGTGCAGGCGGACGAcgggggctgctgctgctgctggtggtggtctGCCATTACGATGGAGCGTGCGGAGAGTGAAGGCACTCCACATTCATCTACCAGCAGCGCATCGGCACTGCAGTTggcaggggcggcggtggcgagtggTGGGGCGGAttgggcggcggcgccggcgagaggggGAGTGGTGAAATAGGCGGCGGGGGAGTGAGGAGGAGAGGCCGGGAAGGTTCTTGGCGGTTGGTTGGTAACCGCCAAGTCCGATCGACAGGTAGCGTGCATGCATGGAGATCTCTCGAGACGTGCGTCCGGTAGCTTCCTTTCCAGCTGGAGTGGTAACCAACCGCCACTCCCGACGGACCCTCACGAACCCCAATTTGTTTCTTGGTTACTTAAAAACGTGTCCCAACACGTACTTTGTGAGatttctctttctcttttctctttttgatTGATCGTCAAAAGAAAAGGCTATGTCAAAAGATCAATGATAAGTAGTGGAGATATTTTGGTTGGAGAGAAAAGAAATCTCAAATAGTGGAGTATGTTAATCTTAGTACATAGTGTTGTGGAGCTTGGTTGGTGTCACATGTCACATGATTGAGTCGTCGGTCTTGTAATTGACAGTCCTATAAATAGAGGTGCTCCCTGCAAGGAGACAACTATCTCCACTTCTATATAAAGATCATGGATGACTACAAGAGATAAGTAGTGGCGACTTTTTGCGCGGAGAGAAAAGAAACCCCAAAATAGGCAGTGTTAAGTCAACTAATTTTAGTAGAGTGCTTGTGGAGTTCTATTTGTGTCACTTGTGGATCGTAGGTCTCATAAAAATCTTACAAATAGAGGCACTCTCCAAGATCAGATCAAGAAACTCCGGTTATTCATCGCCCTTATCATGTTCATTTGTTTTGAGTATTCGCACGTTAATCCCCACGTGGTCTGTCGGAATACGCATATTTGTGTTTTGCATACATGCATGTTTCTGGAAGTTTCCCTCATACTTGCATGTCCATGTATTTCGGCTAGTATTAGATTAGGTTACTAAGGTGGCAACAATGCAGTTTAGGACGGCTGGGTCATTTGTCTAAAAAAAGGGGACGAAATATCCCTCTCTCTCATTTCGCATCCCCCGCGGTCCGAGCAGCCCACCTGCAcctcccccttccccacccccaaTCCCGCGGCCGCCGTCGGTGATGACGACGCTGTTGGAGGTGTTCTCCGCCGATGACATTGTCTTACTGGAGAAGTGCAAGGAGATCTGCTCTTGGTTTCCAAGCAGAAAGCTCTGGCGGAGCATGCATTGCAATTGTTGATAGATGCGAGGCTGGATGAGATCCGAAGGATAATTCCAGATCCAGTCAATGGGGTGACTTGTATCAAGGTTTTCGTCTGGGCGATGCGTGAGGCAATGGAGTCGTCAGATCCTCATCGGTGAGCTCGCTGGTATTCATACGGGTCTCGACGCGGCCCGCTGGATCCAGAGGTCAAACGAGAGCTCACAGCTATTCCGGGGGTGAGATACGTGCAGTATCCTCCTGGTATGTCTCTACACATAATTATACCTAATAATGTGGAGGAGTTTATGAGGACCATCAAAAGGTCTTCGCCTGAAGACGGACAAATggtggaggaggatgaggaggcagaCGATGATTGGTTGTCAAAGCCTGCTCCCAACGCCGACGAGCAGATGATCCAAGAGGATGAGTATGCACAGGAGAATAGGTATTCATACATCGTAAAGCCTAGCTTGCCTATCAATGCTGAAATTAGGAATATAGAAGAACCCTTGCTCCTTGCCCTGGAACGCACACATCACAGGAGAGTGCTCCCAAGGCAAAAACTCAGTGCAAATCACATGTAAATGACCTCTTTTCTTACACCTATTACACACAGCTTGTGGACATCTAGCAGTAACATGGCCAGTCAGATTATAGATCTGACATGGCTCAAGACGAGGAACATTGTTACCAGCATGAATAGGAGGGCCGCGCGTACGAGGAGGAGTAGGGTTCTTCTCCAATGTACGTACCATGCTCGTGTCCCCCTCGTCCGCCCCCACCGCTCCCGGCGAGGTGGATCGGCCTGGTTGCCTCCTACCGCCTTGTCCCACTTCTCAAATCTAGCATCCCCAGATCCGAAATCCCTCTGCATTGAGGAGCTCCCCAGCTCCGTCTTGCACTTCTAGATGTGGTGGTCGAGCACACGACCGCGACCCCGGCCGCGATCTAAACGCCCAGCCCCTCGCCCGTGTCGCCCAACACCAAATCCCTCCTCCCTCATGGTGTGCTTGCTCTCACCGATCGACGCAGGTGGTGGAATATGTGGAGAGGCCACAACTTGAGCACAAGAGCGAGGATCGCCACGAATCTTTCCCTCCCACCAAGCAAAGGAccgaggaaccctagatctggcCCCGACGGCGTGTTCCAGAAATGAGATAGGCACTCAATCCGATCATAAATGGGGGGAGGAGGCATTGGAGTTTGTTTTATACCCGCGGCGCTCGGTGAAACCCTAGAGTCAGGTGACCCATGGCGGTCCGATCAATTCTCCCCCACTATCGAGCATCGCGGTCATGGTGGACCGGTCCACGCCCTAGCAGCCTTGGCCCTCCTGCCAGAGGGAGAGGACGCCGACCCGTGCAATGCGCCACTGGCGCGCCCCCACTAACCGCAACCACCGTGGCTGCTCCCGCCGATGAGCTCTCGTCAATGGCGCCGGCGATCGGTACCGGAATTTTGTCCCAAACCCTAGCAAAATGGCAGGCAAACAAGACAATATCCCCAATGTCAATAGACTCACCCTCTCGAAGGAAGTGCGCGTCAACAGTACCCCCGCGCTCGTTGAGGAGCACGATGCGCTTCCCCTCGCACCGGAACCAGAGGAAACCATCGGTCAGCGAGGCCCGTCTCGCCACCGTGATGTCCACCACGAACAGGACCCGCCAACGTACGTCGCACGCCATCCGTGCGTTGCACTATTCGGCCTACTATGAGGCTGTTGCGCCCATTGAGCCGGCCCACTCCACAACGCATTGCTGAACACAATTTTTCAAAAATGAAAATAGTGGAAGAGAANNNNNNNNNNNNNNNNNNNNNNNNNNNNNNNNNNNNNNNNNNNNNNNNNNNNNNNNNNNNNNNNNNNNNNNNNNNNNNNNNNNNNNNNNNNNNNNNNNNNNNNNNNNNNNNNNNNNNNNNNNNNNNNNNNNNNNNNNNNNNNNNNNNNNNNNNNNNNNNNNNNNNNNNNNNNNNNNNNNNNNNNNNNNNNNNNNNNNNNNNNNNNNNNNNNNNNNNNNNNNNNNNNNNNNNNNNNNNNNNNNNNNNNNNNNNNNNNNNNNNNNNNNNNNNNNNNNNNNNNNCAAGAAGGAAAACATCCCCTCAAATATTTTTTGATTGAGCTAAAAAATTGCATGTGGCTACTACTCTGACTAATATCAAAGCTCCATCAATTGAATTTGGGTAATGGAGAATAGAgcatgaatttttttaaatgtaAACGAAAGAGATTTAAACTGCATCTGTGTTTATGGGTAATTTCCAAATAATGAAATAATTTATTTTAGCTCCCTAATATTATTGGAAAACTATGTTAATAGGTTATAAATAGaaccaccatgtgaattccctcgatttaaaatAGATCAAAGATCCATGCTAGACACTAAAGCATGATATGTATTTCTATTCTACCTTGACATGTGCCTCCGTGCCACCGTGCTGCGCTGATGTGTGTTTTGGTGGACAAATCaatttttttcccgttgcaacacacgggcatgtgTGCTAATAGAGATAAAATCATGAGATTTATACTCATAAACTATAATCCTACTTGTATGTTGCTATTTTTTATAACAAATTAATGTTTGTTTAAACATTTATGCCACCATAATAATCAAGTTCGTGCACAATAACAAAGTATTAATTAAAAATATACATCAAACGAGACAACCATATACCATCCATATAAATGGATAACGATCATGCTAATTCCCAATAACTTAAGCCGTGAATGGATCACTACTAAATCAGATATTTATACAAGTATATAAACAAAAATCAAAACACTAATGTGGACAAATTTATAAAGATCTGGATACTAGGAAATTTATACTCATAATAGAAGAAGGAACACAGTTAATACATGTATTGCTCTAACAATTATATGAACATTTTGCTTCAAAACCA
Protein-coding regions in this window:
- the LOC123168283 gene encoding putative zinc finger protein CONSTANS-LIKE 11, with product MHATCRSDLAVTNQPPRTFPASPPHSPAAYFTTPPLAGAAAQSAPPLATAAPANCSADALLVDECGVPSLSARSIVMADHHQQQQQPPSSACTNCGTERAVVYCSAHGARLCLECDGAVHGVNQVTSLHPRAPICDACGVAHAAIRCQMAGNRSALCGACADRLAAPDGAPIVEEYTGCPSPAEMLRILSVEAPSSQEDFDAWLAEKLPEIMQEVQDGPQICDASGTTTTIVGDQRGTSSSSFGCDDWSNACSTSGLENTNGVFVGNHSAGPSLPFEQQQHLPPSICQFLSSSYSCYNPSSSSCQPVMTSTTLLQSMGGNDHHPSYLLDGFPTFCPSMPLMSPPPPPENGTSCHDANQPSQMLATDEQAAAAHHQQDPSTIAKKREERDRAKQRYNEKKKNRKFCKQIMYASRKARADTRKRVKGRFAKASNEHQHILHSDAG